In a genomic window of Myxococcus fulvus:
- a CDS encoding TolC family protein yields the protein MRLRLTLVLLATTCSGCGLVRPVVVTPPPAPSSYSTAVEPRTGPPAPSTAPEGEVPSPGPSKEGGPARPAEHVPQDEVWWSAFADPALDAAIRECFGNSLVLHDVRDLIYENQLDPNVPQGWWYPLQVGILNPAGLSHVVTIVPPAPATQAKYTIATADVGLTYQVDLFGNLAAQRSAGLNFAEQQRQLTEARVQDMAMRLTQLWFDILEARALRDLTQRQIDYNKELLRLIQARFEQHLTPRLAVLQQEQLLLNLEAQVPLISARNALLNSELKALLGRVPDPTDDIVPLERQLPDLPPPPKLGTPGDLNANTPEMRLQELRVAEVEHRINANRASWLPTIQLVGSVGAAKVGLSEPILHQSVVGVNLTWALFDGRRFTEHKRLPIQLHRRHVQYQLALNTAIGRVQDAVVQEETGATSLRALRAQVLLGQQLLDEARRLFEQGRSDYLTVLSALTNLVGLERASLQAQRLLLNHRVAVYRSLGGTWSRDVTLNRE from the coding sequence ATGAGACTTCGACTCACGCTCGTTCTCCTCGCGACGACCTGCTCCGGTTGTGGGCTGGTCCGTCCCGTCGTCGTCACACCGCCTCCGGCGCCGAGCAGCTACTCGACCGCCGTCGAGCCGCGCACCGGGCCGCCCGCACCGTCCACCGCACCCGAGGGCGAGGTTCCGAGCCCGGGGCCGTCGAAGGAGGGCGGGCCCGCGCGGCCCGCCGAGCACGTCCCCCAGGACGAGGTCTGGTGGTCGGCGTTCGCCGACCCGGCGCTCGACGCGGCCATCCGGGAGTGCTTCGGCAACAGCCTGGTCCTGCACGACGTGCGGGATCTGATCTACGAGAACCAGCTCGACCCCAACGTGCCGCAAGGCTGGTGGTACCCGCTCCAGGTCGGCATCCTCAACCCGGCGGGGCTGAGTCATGTCGTCACCATCGTCCCGCCCGCGCCGGCGACCCAGGCCAAATACACCATCGCCACCGCCGATGTCGGCCTGACCTACCAGGTCGACCTGTTCGGAAACCTCGCCGCGCAGCGGAGCGCGGGATTGAACTTCGCCGAGCAGCAGCGGCAGCTCACCGAGGCCCGCGTCCAGGACATGGCGATGCGGCTCACCCAGCTCTGGTTCGACATCCTCGAGGCCCGCGCGCTCCGGGACCTCACGCAGCGGCAGATCGACTACAACAAAGAGCTGCTCCGGCTGATTCAAGCGCGGTTCGAACAGCACCTCACGCCCCGGCTCGCGGTGCTGCAGCAGGAGCAGCTGCTGCTGAACCTCGAAGCGCAGGTGCCGTTGATCTCCGCCCGCAACGCGCTCTTGAACTCGGAGCTGAAGGCGCTGCTGGGCCGGGTCCCCGACCCAACGGACGACATCGTTCCACTCGAGCGACAGCTCCCCGACCTCCCGCCTCCGCCCAAGCTCGGAACGCCAGGAGACCTGAACGCGAACACGCCGGAGATGCGGCTCCAGGAGCTGCGCGTCGCCGAGGTGGAGCACCGCATCAACGCGAACCGGGCGAGCTGGCTGCCGACAATCCAGCTGGTGGGCAGCGTGGGCGCCGCGAAGGTCGGTCTCTCGGAGCCGATCCTCCACCAGTCCGTCGTCGGGGTGAACCTGACGTGGGCCCTGTTCGATGGAAGGCGATTCACCGAGCACAAGCGCCTGCCCATCCAGCTCCACCGTCGCCACGTCCAATACCAGCTCGCGCTGAACACCGCGATCGGACGGGTGCAGGATGCCGTGGTCCAGGAGGAGACCGGGGCGACGAGCCTGCGCGCCCTGCGGGCGCAGGTCCTGCTCGGGCAGCAGCTCCTGGACGAGGCCAGGCGGCTCTTCGAGCAGGGGCGCTCGGACTATCTGACGGTGCTCTCCGCCCTGACGAACCTGGTCGGGCTGGAGCGCGCGAGTCTTCAAGCACAGCGGCTGCTGCTCAACCATCGCGTCGCGGTCTATCGTTCGCTCGGCGGCACCTGGTCGCGCGACGTCACACTGAATCGGGAGTGA
- the hflX gene encoding GTPase HflX yields MSKTPPPSRPPVVLVGVQFPTVSDTEHAADLAELKRLVHTLGYDAVATVSQRRGALATGTVLGKGKLKDLAALTGGPGVVSSGARDRTSKARAKWEATQEEGAEEATPEPTGEAPEEVDAPVEEDEDFDAEDEEASETGLDASGPRPTMVVVDHELSPSQLRNLEKATGVPVMDRTGVIVDIFHRHARSHEARMQVEIARLSYLAPRLRESSGGSERQQGRGSGDSAVELDRRKIRDRLAELRAGLAAIEKEQDQRRYARREQLRVALVGYTNAGKSSLMRALTGSEVLVADQLFATLDTTVRALHPETRPRVLVSDTVGFIQKLPHDLVASFRSTLDEALEASLLLYVVDASDPTWPSQLEVTRTVLREIGADVVPSKLLLNKCDRLDEAARDALRAEYPDAVLLSAHRLEDVAGLRLDILRFFEASMVEAQLNIPYSSQGRIGEVYEHTTVLAEEYDEHGRKLRVRGLPAAIARLTRAFPVEQTEQG; encoded by the coding sequence ATGTCGAAGACGCCGCCCCCCTCCCGCCCGCCTGTCGTCCTCGTGGGCGTCCAGTTCCCCACCGTGTCGGACACGGAGCACGCCGCGGACCTCGCTGAGCTGAAGCGACTGGTGCACACCCTGGGCTACGACGCCGTGGCGACGGTGAGCCAACGCCGGGGCGCGCTCGCCACCGGGACGGTGCTCGGCAAGGGGAAGCTCAAGGACCTGGCCGCGCTCACCGGAGGCCCGGGCGTCGTGTCGTCGGGCGCGCGCGACAGGACCAGCAAGGCCCGCGCGAAGTGGGAGGCCACCCAGGAGGAAGGCGCCGAGGAGGCCACCCCCGAGCCCACGGGCGAGGCCCCCGAGGAAGTGGACGCCCCCGTGGAGGAGGACGAGGACTTCGACGCGGAGGACGAGGAGGCGTCTGAGACCGGGCTGGACGCGAGCGGGCCACGTCCCACGATGGTGGTGGTGGACCACGAGCTGTCGCCCAGCCAGCTTCGCAACCTGGAGAAGGCCACCGGCGTCCCGGTGATGGACCGCACCGGCGTCATCGTCGACATCTTCCACCGGCACGCGCGCAGCCACGAGGCCCGCATGCAAGTGGAGATTGCCCGGCTCAGCTACCTGGCGCCCCGGCTCCGGGAGTCCTCGGGCGGGAGCGAGCGCCAGCAGGGGCGCGGCTCGGGAGACTCCGCGGTGGAGCTGGACCGGCGGAAGATCCGGGACCGGCTCGCGGAGCTGCGCGCGGGGCTCGCCGCCATCGAGAAGGAGCAGGACCAGCGTCGGTACGCCCGCCGCGAGCAGCTCCGGGTGGCCCTGGTCGGCTACACCAACGCGGGCAAGTCCTCCCTGATGCGCGCCCTCACCGGCAGCGAGGTCCTGGTCGCCGACCAGCTCTTCGCCACCCTGGACACCACCGTGCGCGCCCTGCATCCGGAGACGCGCCCCCGCGTGCTCGTGTCGGACACCGTGGGCTTCATCCAGAAGCTGCCGCATGATCTGGTCGCCTCGTTCCGCTCCACCCTGGACGAGGCGCTGGAGGCGTCGCTGCTTTTGTATGTGGTGGATGCCTCCGACCCGACCTGGCCCTCACAGCTGGAGGTCACCCGGACCGTGCTGCGTGAGATTGGCGCCGACGTGGTGCCGAGCAAGCTGCTGCTCAACAAGTGCGACCGGCTGGATGAGGCCGCGCGCGACGCCCTGCGCGCCGAATACCCGGACGCGGTGCTGCTGTCCGCCCACCGCCTCGAGGACGTCGCCGGCCTGCGTCTGGACATCCTCCGCTTCTTCGAGGCGTCCATGGTGGAGGCCCAGCTGAACATCCCCTACTCGAGCCAGGGACGCATCGGCGAGGTGTATGAGCACACCACCGTGCTGGCCGAGGAGTACGACGAGCACGGCCGGAAGCTGCGCGTGCGCGGCCTGCCCGCCGCGATTGCCCGGCTCACGCGCGCCTTTCCCGTCGAACAGACGGAGCAGGGCTGA
- a CDS encoding phosphotransferase enzyme family protein produces MHPELVRRFHEPIRDEAARRYGLSPEQLTELTAFENFVYEAENDDGESLILRISHSTRRTIDYTLGEVEFVRYLAAARIPIASPVLSDSGQFVERIEDREPGSYFVATAFERAPGIVFDDAPPLKERYWKPPLFRDLGRLFARLHNRAQTYVPSSPKLKRQEWHEYDVVDIDRFAPPEEKLVRERTAAIIARLNQLPRTPESYGLIHADLHMHNFCFAEGKITAFDFDNSEYAWFVKDIAVLLFYIARGEERDARDAAVSAFLGPFLEGYREHRRMDAEWLAAVPDLLALQRSMNYALFHQYRDPAVLDESTLDRWGRFKRDIEADTPVLQIDFTRF; encoded by the coding sequence ATGCATCCAGAGCTCGTCCGCCGCTTCCATGAACCGATTCGCGATGAGGCCGCGCGCCGGTATGGCCTGTCGCCCGAGCAGCTCACCGAGCTGACGGCCTTCGAGAACTTCGTCTACGAGGCGGAGAACGACGACGGCGAGAGCCTCATCCTGCGCATCTCGCACAGCACGCGGCGAACCATCGACTACACGTTGGGGGAGGTGGAGTTCGTTCGCTACCTGGCCGCCGCGCGCATCCCCATCGCCTCGCCGGTCCTCTCCGATTCGGGGCAGTTCGTGGAGCGCATCGAAGACCGCGAGCCCGGCAGCTACTTCGTCGCCACCGCATTCGAGCGCGCGCCCGGCATCGTCTTCGACGACGCGCCTCCGCTCAAGGAGCGCTACTGGAAGCCGCCCCTGTTCCGCGACCTGGGGCGGCTGTTCGCGCGGCTCCACAACCGCGCCCAGACCTACGTGCCCTCGAGCCCCAAGCTCAAGCGCCAGGAATGGCATGAGTACGACGTGGTCGACATCGACCGGTTCGCGCCCCCCGAGGAGAAGCTCGTTCGCGAGCGCACCGCGGCGATCATCGCGAGACTGAACCAACTGCCGCGAACGCCGGAGAGCTACGGGCTGATCCACGCCGATCTCCACATGCACAACTTCTGCTTCGCCGAGGGGAAGATCACCGCGTTCGACTTCGACAACAGCGAGTACGCCTGGTTCGTCAAGGACATCGCGGTGCTCCTCTTCTACATCGCGCGAGGCGAGGAGCGGGATGCGCGCGACGCGGCGGTCAGCGCGTTCCTGGGGCCGTTCCTGGAAGGGTATCGGGAGCACCGACGGATGGATGCCGAGTGGCTCGCGGCCGTGCCGGACCTGCTCGCGCTCCAGCGCTCGATGAACTACGCGCTGTTCCACCAGTATCGGGACCCGGCCGTGCTCGACGAGAGCACGCTCGACCGGTGGGGGCGGTTCAAGCGCGACATCGAAGCGGACACCCCCGTCCTGCAGATTGATTTCACGCGCTTCTAG
- a CDS encoding S8 family serine peptidase — protein sequence MSHWRSVVALVAGLWSTTSLAEAPVFRAEQDRAGQLRDERGRTLYVVDLEESATHAFLAKSEPPADGFDSHHDVPTRHLVNDLRLAHAVTPTNLISHVGKGFSAYLTEEQVERLSKDPRVKRLTEDAPVDFSAVWTNTGTTTVTPWGIQAIGGSQTSNGSRTVYVLDTGVASHTNLPSLEQLVAVPGNSPTGCYPHATHVAGIIGARPTPKGGVVGVNKGARIVSVAVGQNEPGVETCSSGGNTIGIGMGLDLVYSRILASGTVGIINISMNGPDFKEGRTLGDKLRVLATPNPSVGYPGAFIAQSAGNDHRDACQYSFNTPSPSDGIMVVGAIDNNAQPVQLLAGVDAIRNQPLAGDGAGSNYGRCVETWAPGNVIRSTWPGGYTDLSGTSMAAPHVAGLASFLAESQGLTTPAQIEQAVRARHVTNSGSTATVPNLQLQTVISEPTVALGNNGLAVHFQQYNSDPFILRYGSSGAARCSIKTYRNNVLQSQALNLSPNGTVPTAPQTPGQYRWVLECANAANTRLSATQITATIVRGITKVVWVITSTSTGNVPQEFSGASTRINTNRFHWAPGTMVSQRYESVGADSCVVTTTGLRNFGWDMTELWSSGTYSPSHDFGTLSLGNPATLPAPGPFDLIRWHVQCSNAEGSTLGATIHGFQGL from the coding sequence ATGTCTCACTGGAGAAGTGTCGTCGCATTGGTCGCGGGGCTGTGGAGCACCACCTCGCTCGCGGAGGCGCCCGTCTTCCGCGCGGAGCAGGACCGCGCGGGACAGCTTCGCGACGAGCGCGGCCGTACGCTCTACGTCGTCGACCTGGAGGAGTCCGCGACGCACGCGTTCCTGGCGAAGTCGGAGCCCCCGGCCGACGGCTTCGACAGCCACCACGACGTGCCGACCCGGCACCTGGTCAATGACTTGCGTCTGGCGCACGCCGTCACGCCCACGAACCTCATCAGTCACGTCGGCAAGGGCTTCTCGGCCTATCTCACCGAGGAGCAGGTGGAGCGGCTGAGCAAGGACCCTCGCGTCAAGCGGCTGACCGAGGACGCGCCCGTGGACTTCAGCGCCGTGTGGACCAACACCGGGACGACGACCGTCACCCCCTGGGGCATCCAGGCCATCGGTGGGTCGCAGACGAGCAATGGCTCGCGCACCGTCTATGTGCTCGACACCGGCGTGGCGTCTCACACGAACCTCCCGTCCCTCGAGCAGCTCGTGGCCGTTCCCGGCAACTCCCCCACGGGCTGCTATCCGCACGCGACGCATGTGGCGGGAATCATCGGCGCCAGGCCCACGCCCAAGGGCGGAGTGGTGGGCGTCAACAAGGGGGCGCGCATCGTCTCGGTGGCCGTCGGACAGAACGAGCCGGGTGTCGAGACCTGCTCGTCCGGGGGGAACACCATCGGAATCGGGATGGGGCTGGACCTCGTCTACTCGCGCATCCTCGCCTCCGGCACGGTCGGCATCATCAACATCTCGATGAACGGCCCCGACTTCAAGGAGGGCAGGACGCTCGGCGACAAGCTGCGGGTCCTCGCGACACCGAACCCGTCCGTGGGATATCCCGGCGCGTTCATCGCCCAGTCCGCCGGGAACGACCACCGGGATGCGTGTCAGTATTCCTTCAACACGCCGAGCCCCAGCGACGGAATCATGGTCGTCGGTGCCATCGACAACAACGCGCAGCCCGTCCAGTTGTTGGCGGGGGTGGACGCCATCCGCAATCAGCCGCTCGCGGGCGATGGCGCGGGCTCGAACTACGGCCGGTGCGTGGAGACGTGGGCACCCGGCAACGTCATCCGCTCGACGTGGCCCGGGGGCTACACCGACCTGTCCGGTACGTCGATGGCGGCGCCACACGTCGCGGGCCTCGCCTCGTTCCTCGCGGAGTCACAAGGACTGACGACCCCCGCGCAGATAGAACAGGCGGTCCGGGCGCGCCACGTGACGAACTCCGGCTCCACCGCGACGGTGCCCAACCTGCAGTTGCAGACCGTCATCTCCGAGCCCACGGTGGCGCTCGGCAACAACGGCCTCGCCGTCCACTTCCAGCAGTACAACAGCGACCCGTTCATCCTGCGCTATGGCTCGAGCGGCGCTGCGCGCTGCTCCATCAAGACCTATCGGAACAACGTCCTCCAATCCCAGGCCCTCAACCTCTCACCCAACGGCACGGTGCCCACCGCTCCGCAGACGCCGGGCCAGTACCGGTGGGTGCTGGAGTGCGCGAACGCCGCCAACACGCGCCTGTCCGCAACCCAGATCACGGCGACCATCGTTCGGGGCATCACCAAGGTGGTCTGGGTCATCACGAGCACGAGCACGGGCAATGTCCCGCAGGAGTTCTCCGGAGCGAGCACCCGCATCAACACGAACCGGTTCCACTGGGCCCCCGGCACGATGGTGTCCCAGCGCTATGAGAGCGTGGGCGCCGACTCGTGTGTGGTGACGACCACGGGGCTCAGGAACTTCGGTTGGGACATGACGGAGCTGTGGTCCAGCGGCACCTATTCCCCGTCGCACGACTTCGGGACGCTCTCCCTGGGCAACCCCGCCACGCTGCCGGCGCCCGGGCCCTTCGACCTGATTCGCTGGCACGTCCAGTGTTCCAACGCCGAGGGCAGCACCCTGGGCGCCACGATCCACGGCTTCCAGGGTCTCTGA
- a CDS encoding MopE-related protein, with amino-acid sequence MALLLSGLALAACSEPETSETQDSATQAQELPGDPLCKWTPSAATALPTSLARRFTGAASSRSGASLAAGDLNGDGVPELVIGAPGATTALKGYTHVVPLGSPQPHLLDIRFYSTRYEGEVAANRLGAAVAVGDFVTGPANDLLMGAPGFSTSQGIAYPVDGSTIFGGDRPLTTTSQRWRGVTTSAEQAGTSLAIGDITGDGQPDVIVGAPFYDSSATYQDTGAIYAFSGAVTTSSSGQLAAAPIKVLGGLTQTNYQAGTSVAVVDVNGDGIKDLVVGAPRYDVGAVADAGAVFVFFGPVSGLQNFATANVVLTGTVANELVGSAVASAGDLDGDGLEDLLIGAPSTGAIAGKAYLVYGGSGVTSSSLAAQPRFSGITGDLAGAAVLAPGDMNGDGFKDLLIGAPGHTASTGAVYGVYGAATRFTGSVSLSAGGRLMGPAAASELGRSLVALGDVDADGSADFAVGAPGFSSNAGAVYLVLGHGPRTWFVDNDSDGFGTSTGSSRVCGEPAAGSRRALTDGDCDDTLSTVFPGADELCEATPESEIDNNCDGLKGDDPGANPLNPKDWVLDLDGDRAVYLSTVQLRCAPPESSGWIVYGPDVRQECDAPPENPDYTTDNDASIYQGAPEVCDLKDNNCDGAIDDDQGHWPSWYPDSDGDGHGRSDATAVKACAAPPQHVASRTDCDDTRNTTYPGASEVCDLRDNNCDGAVDEGVQTTFYRDVDGDGHGVPTATTLACTRPNGYSAVSDDCNDTGPNGPRMFPGAAEVCDGLDNNCNFDTDEGVKSNFFRDADGDGFGNPLAVVVACSAAGHVSNNQDCDDSRSAVRPGATEVCDGRDNNCDGTVDEGVLSAWYPDADGDSVGTSNETFRVLACTAPPGYVNSKVDCHDGNATVKPGAPELCDTLDNDCDGAVDEGIATRSWYPDADGDGYGNGGVSAVASCASPGPGYVNNRTDCDDTSASISPAQSEVCELTGPQVDNNCDGNTEGAVNGTAWYRDVDGDGYGVKTDTLKRCIRPAGYVDDSSDCNDANASVNPGRTELCEAGAFSDQVDNDCDGDKNDVDPDLPASSGGTRLWYGDADRDGHSGPGFKLRWCTNPTNLVDPTTGNVLVQGTYLATEPDDCDDTRAGVFQRLIWYEDRDGDGCGNPLAGRESCGSPAGCGFPFVLNNKDTSDNNASDCRP; translated from the coding sequence TTGGCATTGCTCCTGTCGGGGCTCGCCCTGGCTGCGTGTTCCGAGCCGGAGACGAGCGAGACCCAGGACTCCGCGACCCAGGCGCAGGAGTTGCCGGGGGACCCCCTCTGCAAGTGGACCCCCTCCGCAGCGACCGCGCTCCCCACGTCACTCGCGAGACGCTTCACGGGCGCCGCCAGCTCCCGGTCGGGCGCGTCGCTCGCCGCGGGTGACCTGAATGGCGACGGCGTCCCCGAACTCGTCATCGGCGCGCCGGGTGCCACGACGGCGCTGAAGGGCTACACCCACGTCGTTCCCCTGGGGTCTCCCCAGCCGCACCTCCTGGACATCCGCTTCTATTCGACGCGCTACGAAGGCGAGGTGGCCGCGAATCGGTTGGGGGCGGCGGTCGCGGTGGGAGACTTCGTCACGGGCCCGGCGAACGACCTGCTCATGGGGGCCCCGGGGTTCAGCACCTCGCAAGGCATTGCCTATCCCGTCGATGGCAGCACCATCTTCGGTGGAGACCGGCCGCTCACCACGACGAGCCAGCGGTGGAGGGGCGTGACGACCTCCGCGGAGCAGGCGGGCACCTCGCTCGCGATTGGAGACATCACGGGGGATGGTCAGCCCGACGTCATCGTGGGGGCTCCTTTCTATGACTCGTCCGCGACCTATCAGGACACGGGGGCCATCTACGCCTTCAGCGGGGCGGTGACGACCTCCTCGAGCGGGCAGCTCGCCGCCGCGCCCATCAAGGTCCTGGGAGGCCTGACCCAGACGAACTACCAGGCAGGAACGTCCGTGGCCGTGGTGGATGTGAACGGCGATGGAATCAAGGACCTGGTGGTGGGCGCTCCCCGGTATGACGTGGGCGCCGTGGCGGACGCCGGTGCGGTCTTCGTCTTCTTCGGTCCGGTGTCGGGGTTGCAGAACTTCGCGACGGCGAACGTCGTGCTGACGGGAACGGTGGCGAACGAGCTCGTGGGCTCGGCGGTGGCCAGCGCGGGAGACCTGGATGGCGATGGATTGGAGGACCTGCTCATCGGCGCTCCGTCCACGGGCGCCATCGCGGGCAAGGCCTACCTCGTCTACGGCGGCAGTGGCGTGACCTCGTCCTCCCTGGCGGCGCAGCCCCGCTTCTCGGGCATCACCGGAGACCTCGCGGGCGCGGCGGTCCTCGCGCCGGGTGACATGAACGGTGATGGCTTCAAGGACCTCCTCATCGGCGCTCCCGGCCATACCGCCAGCACGGGCGCCGTGTATGGGGTCTACGGCGCGGCGACGCGGTTCACGGGGAGCGTCTCGCTGTCGGCGGGCGGTCGGCTCATGGGGCCCGCGGCGGCCAGCGAGCTGGGCAGGTCCCTGGTGGCGCTCGGCGACGTGGACGCGGATGGCTCGGCCGATTTCGCCGTCGGCGCGCCTGGGTTCAGCAGCAACGCGGGCGCCGTCTATCTGGTACTCGGCCACGGTCCTCGCACGTGGTTCGTGGACAATGACAGTGACGGGTTCGGAACGAGCACGGGCTCCTCGCGCGTGTGTGGCGAGCCCGCGGCCGGCAGCCGACGGGCGCTCACCGACGGCGACTGCGACGACACGCTCAGCACCGTCTTCCCCGGCGCCGATGAGCTCTGCGAGGCCACGCCGGAGTCGGAGATCGACAACAACTGTGACGGGCTGAAGGGGGATGACCCGGGCGCCAATCCGCTCAATCCCAAGGACTGGGTCCTGGACCTGGATGGAGACAGGGCCGTCTATCTCAGCACGGTGCAACTGCGCTGCGCGCCTCCGGAGAGCTCGGGCTGGATTGTCTACGGCCCCGACGTTCGACAGGAGTGTGACGCGCCGCCCGAGAACCCCGACTACACGACGGACAATGACGCCTCCATCTACCAGGGCGCGCCCGAGGTCTGCGACCTCAAGGACAACAACTGCGACGGGGCCATCGACGACGACCAGGGCCACTGGCCGTCCTGGTATCCGGACAGCGACGGTGACGGCCACGGCCGGAGCGATGCGACCGCGGTGAAGGCCTGCGCGGCTCCGCCCCAGCATGTGGCGAGCAGGACGGACTGCGACGACACCCGCAACACCACGTACCCGGGCGCCAGCGAGGTCTGCGACCTCCGGGACAACAACTGCGACGGCGCCGTGGACGAGGGCGTGCAGACCACCTTCTACCGCGACGTGGATGGCGACGGTCACGGCGTGCCGACGGCGACCACCCTGGCGTGCACCCGTCCCAATGGCTACTCCGCCGTCAGCGACGACTGCAACGACACCGGACCGAACGGACCGAGGATGTTCCCCGGCGCCGCGGAGGTCTGCGACGGTCTCGACAACAACTGCAACTTCGACACCGACGAAGGGGTGAAGTCCAACTTCTTCCGTGACGCGGATGGGGACGGCTTCGGCAATCCGCTGGCCGTCGTCGTCGCCTGCTCGGCGGCGGGCCATGTCTCCAACAACCAGGACTGTGATGACTCCCGCTCCGCGGTCCGCCCGGGCGCGACGGAGGTCTGCGACGGTCGGGACAACAACTGCGATGGCACCGTGGACGAGGGCGTGCTGAGCGCCTGGTATCCCGACGCGGATGGCGACAGCGTGGGCACCAGCAACGAGACGTTCCGCGTCCTCGCGTGCACCGCGCCCCCGGGCTACGTGAACAGCAAGGTGGACTGCCATGACGGCAACGCCACGGTGAAGCCCGGCGCGCCCGAGCTGTGCGACACCTTGGACAACGACTGTGATGGCGCGGTGGACGAGGGCATCGCCACCCGGTCCTGGTACCCGGACGCGGATGGAGATGGCTATGGCAACGGCGGCGTGAGCGCCGTGGCGTCGTGCGCGTCTCCTGGCCCCGGCTACGTCAACAACCGCACGGACTGCGATGACACCAGCGCCAGCATCAGCCCCGCCCAGTCGGAGGTCTGCGAGTTGACGGGCCCGCAGGTGGACAACAACTGCGACGGGAACACGGAGGGCGCCGTCAACGGCACCGCCTGGTACCGCGACGTGGACGGGGATGGATACGGTGTGAAGACGGACACGCTGAAGCGGTGCATCCGCCCGGCGGGGTATGTGGATGACTCCAGCGACTGCAACGACGCGAACGCGAGCGTGAACCCGGGCCGGACGGAGCTGTGCGAGGCGGGGGCCTTCTCCGACCAGGTGGACAACGACTGCGACGGGGACAAGAACGACGTGGACCCGGACCTGCCGGCCTCTTCGGGCGGGACGCGGCTCTGGTATGGCGACGCGGACCGGGACGGCCACTCGGGCCCTGGCTTCAAGCTGCGCTGGTGCACCAACCCGACGAACCTGGTGGACCCGACGACGGGCAACGTCCTGGTGCAGGGCACCTATCTGGCGACCGAGCCGGATGACTGCGACGACACCCGCGCGGGCGTCTTCCAGCGGTTGATCTGGTACGAGGACCGCGACGGCGACGGTTGTGGCAACCCGCTCGCGGGCCGCGAATCGTGTGGCTCGCCGGCCGGGTGTGGGTTCCCGTTCGTCCTCAACAACAAGGACACCAGCGACAACAACGCGTCCGACTGTCGTCCCTGA